One window of Parambassis ranga chromosome 3, fParRan2.1, whole genome shotgun sequence genomic DNA carries:
- the nedd4a gene encoding E3 ubiquitin-protein ligase NEDD4-like isoform X1, protein MARRLRLHFASRRSNTDPLSESLSSHGVDSGVGVSAHSPAKSLAHSSVHLKVTPLSPDYPNSRYSSVFIPRVNTGGCNKKSVLQISLQPCGKLTGEQDGSIEDGDPGASEGGAGTGSDGGSCSSSMASDAGYCSSNSIFELEAPEKHGTTQERSLIRCKSKVPLRRCSSLVIFPKSPCSTPPASPVSPVALPALPPVKGSPQSSFQTSANEHSQDEEEVTCKGSTVMALSGHRLPKGSCSAEFRDTKHMVQFNIPLHDEPKSKLEDSKSKIMELSSALDKSNRHSSSVLLHFAHQAPMMLEKGATTMTTFNVEYPDAYYPAAHPEGEHDAHKKLYRSTSACLFSSSKPLEKKYKVCSSGKGQEGNHCHRAIQRSFSLEVPYPNTGISCHVSNPKLSAPCSPHVHIHLSPYCPAKLPSSVSDVNTSHKWNNTPKSPDQIFKTRDDFLGQVDVPLNQIPTENPNTERPFTFKDFLLHPRSHKSRVKGYLRLKMTYLPKNSGSEEETVNQAEDMDPGWELLESQDMSGPRQNQLLPPLPSGWEERQDNLGRIYYVNHETRTTQWQRPTIQDGDLEIQRRQNNNRDAEHAFITRRQISDPDENTRESPESWEIITEDESTLYHSNNQLRSPSPHMAVEFHSLCDEMRNMPVSGATAAEQRSTQTNHAGNSSHSSFRGSAQTPAGEEHPVNPVLLPTSAGLPPGWEEKRDSKGRRYYINHNTRTTTWTRPLIQRAPEAAVAAAEATAAAEAAAAAAAAAAAEVAVGQSGTGLSLSPTSSQSPVQPEVSPQRTPSPEASFESGFLPAGWEVRSAPNGRPFFIDHNTKRTTWEDPRLKIPVHMRRTPSLDPADLGPLPPGWEERVHSDGRIFYIDHNTKTTQWDDPRLQNSAITGPAVPYSRDYKQKYDYFRKKLKKPADIPNRFEMKLRRNAVLEDSYRRILAVKRADLLKARLWVEFEGEKGLDYGGVAREWFFLMSKEMFNPYYGLFEYSATDNYTLQINPNSGLCNEDHLSYFKFIGRVAGMAVYHGKLLDAFFIRPFYKMMLQKPITLQDMESVDSEYFNSLMWILENDPMDLDLRFTIDEELFGQTHQHELTPGGTEIVVTNENKKEYIHLVMQWRFVNRVQKQMSAFKEGFFELIPQDLIKIFDENELELLMCGLGDVDVNDWRENTKYKNGYCPNHVVIRWFWKTVLLMDAEKRIRLLQFVTGTSRVPMNGFAELYGSNGPQLFTIEQWGTRDKLPRAHTCFNRLDLPPYESFEELREKLHIAIENAQGFDGVD, encoded by the exons ATGGCACGTAGGCTCCGCTTGCATTTTGCGTCAAGGAGAAGCAACACTGACCCTCTGTCAGAAAGCCTCAGCAGCCATGGTGTGGACAGCGGAGTCGGTGTGTCAGCTCACAGCCCCGCAAAGAGTCTGGCGCACAGTTCTGTCCACTTGAAGGTGACTCCCTTGTCACCAGACTATCCTAATAGTCGGTACTCTTCAGTTTTCATACCCAGGGTTAACACTGGAGGATGTAATAAGAAGAGTGTTCTGCAGATCTCACTGCAGCCCTGTGGGAAGCTCACTGGAGAGCAGGATGGCAGTATAGAGGATGGAGACCCAGGAGCCAgtgaaggaggagcaggtaCTGGCTCTGACGGCGgctcatgcagcagcagcatggccaGTGACGCAGGATACTGTAGCAGCAACAGCATTTTTGAGCTTGAGGCTCCAGAAAAGCATGGGACCACCCAGGAGAGGAGTTTAATCCGCTGCAAGTCCAAGGTCCCGCTGAGACGCTGTTCCTCCTTGGTTATATTTCCAAAGAGCCCCTGCAGCACCCCTCCGGCTTCCCCTGTAAGTCCTGTGGCTCTACCTGCTCTCCCACCAGTGAAGGGGTCTCCTCAGTCATCTTTTCAGACATCTGCCAATGAACACTCACAAGACGAGGAGGAAGTGACTTGCAAAGGGTCCACTGTCATGGCATTAAGTGGCCATCGTCTCCCAAAGGGAAGCTGTTCAGCTGAGTTCAGGGACACGAAACACATGGTGCAATTTAATATTCCTTTACATGATGAACCAAAAAGCAAACTGGAGGACTCCAAGAGTAAAATAATGGAACTATCATCAGCTCTGGACAAATCGAATCGTCACTCTAGCAGCGTGCTGCTGCACTTTGCCCACCAGGCACCTATGATGTTGGAGAAAGGAGCTACAACCATGACTACTTTCAACGTGGAATATCCTGATGCTTACTATCCAGCAGCACACCCAGAGGGTGAACATGACGCTCACAAAAAACTGTATCGTAGTAcctctgcttgtttgttttcctcgaGTAAACCATTAGAGAAAAAGTATAAGGTCTGTTCATCAGGAAAAGGCCAAGAAGGAAACCACTGTCATCGCGCCATACAAAGGAGCTTTTCCCTTGAGGTGCCCTACCCTAACACTGGAATTTCATGTCACGTTTCTAATCCAAAACTCAGCGCCCCTTGCTCTCCACATGTTCACATACATTTGTCCCCTTACTGTCCTGCTAAGTTACCTAGCTCTGTTTCTGATGTTAACACTAGCCACAAGTGGAATAATACACCAAAGAGCCCGGATCAAATCTTCAAG acaCGTGATGATTTTCTGGGACAGGTGGATGTTCCCTTAAATCAGATTCCG ACAGAAAATCCTAACACAGAAAGGCCATTCACATTCAAGGATTTTCTGCTTCACCCACGAAG CCACAAGTCCAGAGTCAAAGGTTATCTGCGGCTAAAAATGACCTACCTGCCCAAAAACTCAGGttcagaggaggaaacagtTAACCAGGCTGAGGACATGGAT ccTGGTTGGGAGCTTCTGGAGTCTCAGGACATGTCGGGTCCCAGACAAAACCAGCTGCTGCCCCCTCTGCCTTCTGGCTGGGAGGAGCGACAGGACAACCTTGGAAGAATCTACTATGTCAATCATGAAACCAGAACCACACAGTGGCAGCGACCCACAATACA GGACGGTGATTTGGAAATTCAGAGAAGGCAGAACAATAATAGGGATGCAGAGCATGCTTTTATCACGCGCAGACAGATCTCAGACCCCGATGAGAACACACGAGAGTCTCCAGAG AGCTGGGAGATCATCACAGAGGATGAATCCACTTTATACCACAGCAATAACCAGCTCAGATCACCCTCACCCCATATGGCTGTGGAGTTCCACTCGCTCTGCGACGAGATGAGAAACATGCCTGTTTCAGGTGCCACAGCTGCTGAGCAGCGCTCCACCCAGACG AATCATGCTGGTAATTCAAGCCATTCCAGTTTCAGAGGAAGTGCCCAGACACCAGCTGGGGAGGAACATCCTGTTAATCCTGTG CTGCTTCCAACTTCAGCTGGACTGCCTCCAGGctgggaggagaagagggacaGTAAAGGAAGACGCTACTATATCAACCACAACACCAGAACCACTACATGGACACGACCCCTTATTCAG AGGGCCCCAgaggcagcagtggcagcagcagaggcgacagcagcagcagaggcagcagccgcagcagcagcagcagcagcagcagaggtggcGGTAGGACAGAGTGGTACAGGCTTATCACTAAGCCCCACATCATCTCAGTCACCTGTGCAGCCTGAGGTGTCTCCTCAGCGCACACCAAGCCCAGAGGCCTCATTTGAGTCTGGCTTCTTGCCAGCTGGCTGGGAGGTTCGCAGTGCTCCTAATGGAAGACCATTTTTTATCGACCACAATACAAAGAGAACTACCTGG GAAGATCCCAGATTAAAGATTCCTGTTCACATGAGGAGGACACCCTCACTGGATCCTGCTGATCTCGGCCCTCTGCCG CCTGGTTGGGAGGAAAGGGTACACAGTGATGGGAGGATATTCTACATTGATCACA ACACCAAGACCACACAATGGGATGACCCCAGGTTACAGAACTCAGCTATTACAGGACCA GCAGTTCCTTATTCCAGAGATTACAAACAGAAGTATGACTACTTCAGAAAGAAGCTGAAGAAACCG GCTGACATCCCAAACCGCTTTGAGATGAAGCTGAGGCGAAACGCTGTGCTGGAGGACTCGTACAGACGCATCCTTGCAGTTAAGAGGGCTGACCTGCTGAAGGCGCGACTATGGGTGGAGTttgagggagagaagggactGGACTATGGTGGCGTGGCCAGGGAGTGGTTCTTCCTCATGTCCAAAGAGATGTTTAATCCATACTATGGACTGTTCGAATATTCTGCCAC GGACAACTACACTCTGCAGATTAATCCTAACTCAGGTTTATGTAACGAGGACCACCTGTCCTACTTCAAGTTCATTGGCCGTGTGGCTGGCATGGCAGTGTATCACGGCAAACTCCTCGATG CTTTCTTCATTCGGCCTTTCTACAAGATGATGCTGCAGAAGCCGATCACCCTCCAGGACATGGAGTCTGTT gaCAGTGAATATTTTAACTCTCTGATGTGGATTTTGGAAAACGATCCAATGGACTTGGATCTGAGGTTCACCATTGATGAAGAGCTCTTTGGACAG ACTCACCAACATGAGCTGACGCCGGGCGGCACAGAAATTGTTGTCACCAATGAAAACAAGAAGGAATACATCCA CCTGGTGATGCAGTGGAGGTTTGTGAACAGAGTACAGAAGCAGATGTCTGCCTTCAAAGAG ggATTCTTTGAGTTGATACCACAAGATCTGATCAAGATCTTTGATGAGAATGAGCTGGAG CTTCTCATGTGTGGTCTTGGAGACGTGGATGTGAATGACTGGAGGGAGAACACCAAATACAAGAACGGCTACTGCCCCAACCACGTAGTTATCCGGTGGTTTTGGAAA ACAGTGCTGCTGATGGATGCAGAAAAGAGAATCCGACTCTTACAGTTTGTGACTGGAACGTCCAGGGTTCCGATGAACGGGTTCGCTGAACTCTATG GGTCTAACGGACCACAGCTGTTCACCATCGAGCAGTGGGGAACACGTGATAAACTTCCCCGAGCCCACACATG CTTCAACCGGCTGGATCTTCCTCCATATGAGTCCTTTGAGGAGCTAAGGGAGAAACTTCACATCGCCATTGAGAATGCACAAGGCTTTGACGGGGttgattaa
- the prtga gene encoding protogenin A, with translation MAPVKRKLYQRLLLFFCVLLPISGVLCFSELFFVKEPRDVTVMRKEAVILDCQARGEAPVDVRWLKNGVKVVENERMYLLSNGSLYISEVESRRGDKSDEGFYQCLAQNKYGAILSQKARLTIASISSFTIQPTPIVVTEGSVARFSCKISAHPPPIITWEFNRVTLPLTTERITVLPSGILQIHGVQRSDAGSYRCIATNISSRRRSTEATLTVTPAPSPQLPQRPRIIAGPQNISVSLHQSAILECMATGNPRPIISWSRADSKSIDVYNTRVLGNGNLIITDIKPQHGGVYMCRATTPGTRNYTVASANVTVLAPPSLVEWPESLTRPRAGTARFVCQADGVPTPQITWLKNGEKVHSNGRIKMYNSKLVINQIIPEDDAIYQCQAENEHGSVLSVARLIVVMSEDRPSAPRNIRADTVSSSAILLAWERPLYNSDKVIAYSVHYMKAEGLNNEEYQVVIGNDTTRYIIDDLEPARNYTFYVVAYMPMGASRMSDNVFQYTLEDVPLRAPELSLTSHSPTDMTVSWQPLPDKLSRGRVSGYRLSYRTSSESTVSQIELPGEKTQHHLENLQPDTIYLLRIAAATSVGWGEQSAWASHRTPKASSARVPLAPELHLEPLNCTTILARWQLAPRNSASVQGFKLFYHEESQSESAPVQLRASDYTHTIGGLDPRKKYHVKLLAYNAVGDGYQADQTISTPGCVSVRDRLVPPPPPPHNVYAKTNSSTAVFLHWGRPAFTSSHAVNYTIRCNPVGLQNASLVLYLQTNEQSLLVHDLEPNTRYEFAVRLHIDQLSSPWSPVVYQSTFPKAPSRPPSSVKVTLIEEDAALVSWKLPDEPNVAVTHYTILYASKNAWLAGEWQVLQREGSITMALLENLKPGLVYLVKVSASNDMGDGPFSHTVEMMVQADRSSGHNLLHSHGSTRSTAFPDGFYHLDQKSMTGISVGVCIAFICIIICAFIIVCRGKNRKLSAVKSYRQGVNTSAAAAGHLGSEGAVEHADVTVPMMSQSHFIDAKGGTNLIINSLGPVQPSTEKKRKWLFSSNVKKNSKTMQNMRHNTASYQPCSTVLTFEEDLSISPNQPCTLQALLGHPIDIEGSSNSEGSHETGDSGRYSHDETELTNLSSGSCSRPLSLMVEDSGDSESNGPPEEPSELSEESQTDLKVKDFVDDGCCRHEAQSCSPSALSV, from the exons ATGGCGCCCGTCAAAAGGAAATTATATCAGCGTTTGCTGCTGTTCTTTTGTGTTCTTCTTCCAATCTCAG GTGTTTTATGCTTTAGTGAGTTATTCTTTGTAAAGGAGCCCCGCGATGTCACTGTCATGCGGAAAGAAGCTGTTATTTTGGACTGTCAGGCACGTGGAGAGGCACCAGTGGACGTCCGGTGGCTCAAGAATGGAGTAAAAGTGGTGGAGAATGAGCGAATGTACCTGCTCTCCAATGGCTCCCTTTATATATCTGAGGTGGAGAGCAGAAGAGGAGACAAATCAGATGAAGGGTTCTATCAGTGCCTTGCGCAGAACAAGTATGGAGCAATCCTGAGCCAGAAAGCCCGTCTTACAATCGCAA GTATCTCCTCTTTTACAATCCAGCCAACACCTATAGTGGTGACTGAAGGGTCAGTCGCCAGGTTTTCCTGTAAAATCAGTGCTCACCCTCCTCCCATCATCACTTGGGAGTTCAATCGGGTCACATTACCCCTCACCACTGAAAG aatCACAGTCCTGCCCAGTGGTATTCTTCAGATCCATGGGGTGCAGCGTTCAGATGCTGGGAGCTACCGTTGCATAGCCACCAACATTTCCAGCCGCCGCAGGAGCACGGAGGCCACCCTTACTGTCACCCCAG CTCCCAGCCCCCAACTTCCCCAGAGACCACGCATCATTGCCGGGCCACAGAACATTTCGGTGTCACTGCACCAAAGTGCCATTCTGGAGTGCATGGCCACAGGCAATCCCCGACCCATCATCTCCTGGAGCCGAGCAGACAGCAAGTCTATTGATGTTTACAACACCAGAGTGTTGGGAAATGGCAACCTCATTATCACGGACATTAAGCCCCAGCATGGAGGAGTCTATATGTGCAGAGCCACCACTCCTGGCACACGAAACTACACTGTTGCTTCAGCTAATGTCACTGTGCTAG CCCCGCCATCCTTGGTGGAGTGGCCAGAGAGCCTGACCCGTCCACGTGCTGGCACTGCTCGCTTTGTGTGCCAAGCCGATGGAGTTCCAACACCTCAGATCACTTGGCTCAAGAATGGAGAGAAAGTTCATTCAAATGGTCGGATCAAAATGTACAACAG CAAATTGGTCATCAACCAGATCATTCCTGAGGATGATGCCATCTATCAGTGCCAGGCGGAGAATGAGCATGGATCGGTCCTTTCAGTGGCAAGGCTGATCGTGGTGATGTCAGAGGACCGACCAAGTGCACCCAGGAATATCCGAGCTGACACTGTTTCGAGCTCTGCCATCCTTCTAGCTTGGGAGAGACCTTTGTATAACTCGGATAAAGTTATTGCTTACTCTGTGCACTACATGAAAGCTGAAG GATTAAACAATGAGGAGTATCAAGTAGTAATTGGAAATGACACAACGCGTTACATTATTGATGATCTGGAGCCTGCTCGCAACTACACCTTCTATGTGGTGGCCTACATGCCCATGGGAGCCAGTCGTATGTCGGACAATGTGTTCCAGTACACCCTTGAAGATG TACCCCTCCGTGCCCCAGAGCTCAGCCTCACCAGCCACAGCCCCACCGACATGACGGTGTCTTGGCAGCCTCTTCCAGACAAACTCAGTCGTGGCAGAGTCTCTGGCTACCGTTTGTCCTATCGCACCAGCTCTGAGAGTACAGTCTCCCAGATAGAACTGCCAGGAGAAAAGACCCAGCACCATCTAGAAAACCTGCAGCCTGACACTATCTACCTTCTGCGAATTGCTGCTGCCACCAGTGTAGGGTGGGGAGAGCAGTCTGCTTGGGCATCTCACCGCACCCCAAAGGCATCCAGTGCTCGAG TTCCTTTGGCTCCCGAGCTGCATTTGGAGCCTTTAAACTGCACTACTATTTTAGCACGCTGGCAGTTGGCACCCAGAAACTCAGCCAGTGTTCAAGGTTTCAAGCTCTTCTACCATGAGGAGAGCCAGTCTGAGAGTGCCCCTGTTCAGCTGCGTGcctctgactacacacacaccattggAGGCCTTG ATCCAAGGAAGAAATATCATGTCAAGCTTCTGGCCTATAATGCTGTTGGAGATGGATACCAAGCAGACCAGACTATCAGCACCCCTGGATGTGTCT CTGTTCGTGATCGCTTGGtgccccctccaccccctccacacAATGTGTATGCCAAGACCAACAGTTccactgctgtgtttctccacTGGGGCCGACCAGCCTTTACTTCCAGCCATGCGGTTAACTACACCATCCGCTGCAATCCAGTAGGCCTCCAGAACGCCTCTCTGGTGCTCTACCTGCAGAC GAATGAGCAGAGCCTCCTAGTGCATGACCTGGAGCCCAACACCAGGTATGAATTTGCTGTTCGTCTCCATATTGACCAGCTATCCAGCCCATGGAGCCCTGTGGTCTATCAAAGCACCTTCCCAAAAG CCCCCTCACGACCGCCTTCCAGCGTCAAAGTAACTCTGATTGAGGAGGACGCAGCGCTTGTGTCTTGGAAGCTTCCAGATGAACCCAATGTAGCTGTGACACATTACACAATCCTGTATGCCTCTAAAAATGCGTGGCTAGCAGGGGAGTGGCAAGTGCTGCAAAGAGAAG GGAGCATCACCATGGCACTGCTGGAGAACCTAAAGCCTGGCCTGGTGTATTTGGTGAAAGTTTCCGCATCCAATGACATGGGTGACGGACCATTCTCTCACACAGTGGAGATGATGGTACAAGCTGATCGCTCCTCTGGTCACAATCTCCTCCACTCCCATGGCTCCACACGCTCCACAG CCTTTCCTGATGGCTTTTACCACCTGGACCAAAAGTCAATGACTGGCATCAGTGTGGGAGTCTGCATTGCTTTCATCTGCATCATCATCTGTGCTTTCATCATCGTCTGCAGAGGGAAAAACAG GAAATTATCAGCTGTCAAATCATACAGGCAAGGAGTGaacacatctgctgcagctgcaggacatcTTGGTTCGGAGGGAGCAGTTGAGCATGCTGATGTGACCGTCCCAATGATGAGTCAAAGCCATTTCATTGATGCAAAG GGGGGAACAAATCTCATCATTAATTCTCTTGGCCCTGTTCAGCCCAGCACTGAGAAGAAAAGGAAATGGTTGTTCAGCagtaatgtgaaaaaaaacagtaaaaccatGCAG AACATGAGACACAACACCGCCTCCTATCAGCCATGCAGCACAGTGTTGACCTTTGAGGAGGACCTGTCTATTTCTCCAAACCAGCCATGCACCCTGCAGGCCCTGCTTGGGCATCCCATCGATATAGAGGGATCTTCTAACAGTGAGGGCAGCCACGAAACTGGCGACTCGGGACGCTACTCTCACGATGAAACCGAGCTGACCAACCTGTCGTCCGGTTCTTGCAGCCGCCCTCTGTCCCTGATGGTGGAGGACAGTGGGGACTCAGAAAGTAATGGGCCTCCAGAGGAACCCAGCGAACTGTCGGAGGAGAGTCAGACTGACCTCAAGGTTAAGGATTTTGTGGATGATGGCTGCTGTCGCCATGAAGCCCAGAGCTGTTCTCCTTCTGCACTTTCTGTCTAA
- the nedd4a gene encoding E3 ubiquitin-protein ligase NEDD4-like isoform X2, translating into MAALSPHIRGLHTDEENIRILKVKVVAGLGLAKKDILGASDPYTRLSLYDPVNGEITSLQTKTIKKTLDPKWNEEFFFKVDPRKHRLLFEVFDENRLTRDDFLGQVDVPLNQIPTENPNTERPFTFKDFLLHPRSHKSRVKGYLRLKMTYLPKNSGSEEETVNQAEDMDPGWELLESQDMSGPRQNQLLPPLPSGWEERQDNLGRIYYVNHETRTTQWQRPTIQDGDLEIQRRQNNNRDAEHAFITRRQISDPDENTRESPESWEIITEDESTLYHSNNQLRSPSPHMAVEFHSLCDEMRNMPVSGATAAEQRSTQTNHAGNSSHSSFRGSAQTPAGEEHPVNPVLLPTSAGLPPGWEEKRDSKGRRYYINHNTRTTTWTRPLIQRAPEAAVAAAEATAAAEAAAAAAAAAAAEVAVGQSGTGLSLSPTSSQSPVQPEVSPQRTPSPEASFESGFLPAGWEVRSAPNGRPFFIDHNTKRTTWEDPRLKIPVHMRRTPSLDPADLGPLPPGWEERVHSDGRIFYIDHNTKTTQWDDPRLQNSAITGPAVPYSRDYKQKYDYFRKKLKKPADIPNRFEMKLRRNAVLEDSYRRILAVKRADLLKARLWVEFEGEKGLDYGGVAREWFFLMSKEMFNPYYGLFEYSATDNYTLQINPNSGLCNEDHLSYFKFIGRVAGMAVYHGKLLDAFFIRPFYKMMLQKPITLQDMESVDSEYFNSLMWILENDPMDLDLRFTIDEELFGQTHQHELTPGGTEIVVTNENKKEYIHLVMQWRFVNRVQKQMSAFKEGFFELIPQDLIKIFDENELELLMCGLGDVDVNDWRENTKYKNGYCPNHVVIRWFWKTVLLMDAEKRIRLLQFVTGTSRVPMNGFAELYGSNGPQLFTIEQWGTRDKLPRAHTCFNRLDLPPYESFEELREKLHIAIENAQGFDGVD; encoded by the exons ATGGCTGCACTTTCTCCACATATCCGTGGACTTCACACAGATGAG GAAAACATCAGAATCCTCAAAGTGAAAGTTGTTGCTGGACTAGGGCTCGCCAAAAAAGACATTCTTGGAGCCAG TGATCCGTATACAAGGCTTTCTCTGTATGATCCTGTCAATGGAGAAATCACAAGTCTTCAGACTAAAACtattaaaaag ACTCTGGACCCGAAGTGGAACGAAGAATTCTTTTTCAAA GTTGATCCCAGGAAGCATCGTCTACTGTTTGAGGTGTTTGATGAGAACCGCCTG acaCGTGATGATTTTCTGGGACAGGTGGATGTTCCCTTAAATCAGATTCCG ACAGAAAATCCTAACACAGAAAGGCCATTCACATTCAAGGATTTTCTGCTTCACCCACGAAG CCACAAGTCCAGAGTCAAAGGTTATCTGCGGCTAAAAATGACCTACCTGCCCAAAAACTCAGGttcagaggaggaaacagtTAACCAGGCTGAGGACATGGAT ccTGGTTGGGAGCTTCTGGAGTCTCAGGACATGTCGGGTCCCAGACAAAACCAGCTGCTGCCCCCTCTGCCTTCTGGCTGGGAGGAGCGACAGGACAACCTTGGAAGAATCTACTATGTCAATCATGAAACCAGAACCACACAGTGGCAGCGACCCACAATACA GGACGGTGATTTGGAAATTCAGAGAAGGCAGAACAATAATAGGGATGCAGAGCATGCTTTTATCACGCGCAGACAGATCTCAGACCCCGATGAGAACACACGAGAGTCTCCAGAG AGCTGGGAGATCATCACAGAGGATGAATCCACTTTATACCACAGCAATAACCAGCTCAGATCACCCTCACCCCATATGGCTGTGGAGTTCCACTCGCTCTGCGACGAGATGAGAAACATGCCTGTTTCAGGTGCCACAGCTGCTGAGCAGCGCTCCACCCAGACG AATCATGCTGGTAATTCAAGCCATTCCAGTTTCAGAGGAAGTGCCCAGACACCAGCTGGGGAGGAACATCCTGTTAATCCTGTG CTGCTTCCAACTTCAGCTGGACTGCCTCCAGGctgggaggagaagagggacaGTAAAGGAAGACGCTACTATATCAACCACAACACCAGAACCACTACATGGACACGACCCCTTATTCAG AGGGCCCCAgaggcagcagtggcagcagcagaggcgacagcagcagcagaggcagcagccgcagcagcagcagcagcagcagcagaggtggcGGTAGGACAGAGTGGTACAGGCTTATCACTAAGCCCCACATCATCTCAGTCACCTGTGCAGCCTGAGGTGTCTCCTCAGCGCACACCAAGCCCAGAGGCCTCATTTGAGTCTGGCTTCTTGCCAGCTGGCTGGGAGGTTCGCAGTGCTCCTAATGGAAGACCATTTTTTATCGACCACAATACAAAGAGAACTACCTGG GAAGATCCCAGATTAAAGATTCCTGTTCACATGAGGAGGACACCCTCACTGGATCCTGCTGATCTCGGCCCTCTGCCG CCTGGTTGGGAGGAAAGGGTACACAGTGATGGGAGGATATTCTACATTGATCACA ACACCAAGACCACACAATGGGATGACCCCAGGTTACAGAACTCAGCTATTACAGGACCA GCAGTTCCTTATTCCAGAGATTACAAACAGAAGTATGACTACTTCAGAAAGAAGCTGAAGAAACCG GCTGACATCCCAAACCGCTTTGAGATGAAGCTGAGGCGAAACGCTGTGCTGGAGGACTCGTACAGACGCATCCTTGCAGTTAAGAGGGCTGACCTGCTGAAGGCGCGACTATGGGTGGAGTttgagggagagaagggactGGACTATGGTGGCGTGGCCAGGGAGTGGTTCTTCCTCATGTCCAAAGAGATGTTTAATCCATACTATGGACTGTTCGAATATTCTGCCAC GGACAACTACACTCTGCAGATTAATCCTAACTCAGGTTTATGTAACGAGGACCACCTGTCCTACTTCAAGTTCATTGGCCGTGTGGCTGGCATGGCAGTGTATCACGGCAAACTCCTCGATG CTTTCTTCATTCGGCCTTTCTACAAGATGATGCTGCAGAAGCCGATCACCCTCCAGGACATGGAGTCTGTT gaCAGTGAATATTTTAACTCTCTGATGTGGATTTTGGAAAACGATCCAATGGACTTGGATCTGAGGTTCACCATTGATGAAGAGCTCTTTGGACAG ACTCACCAACATGAGCTGACGCCGGGCGGCACAGAAATTGTTGTCACCAATGAAAACAAGAAGGAATACATCCA CCTGGTGATGCAGTGGAGGTTTGTGAACAGAGTACAGAAGCAGATGTCTGCCTTCAAAGAG ggATTCTTTGAGTTGATACCACAAGATCTGATCAAGATCTTTGATGAGAATGAGCTGGAG CTTCTCATGTGTGGTCTTGGAGACGTGGATGTGAATGACTGGAGGGAGAACACCAAATACAAGAACGGCTACTGCCCCAACCACGTAGTTATCCGGTGGTTTTGGAAA ACAGTGCTGCTGATGGATGCAGAAAAGAGAATCCGACTCTTACAGTTTGTGACTGGAACGTCCAGGGTTCCGATGAACGGGTTCGCTGAACTCTATG GGTCTAACGGACCACAGCTGTTCACCATCGAGCAGTGGGGAACACGTGATAAACTTCCCCGAGCCCACACATG CTTCAACCGGCTGGATCTTCCTCCATATGAGTCCTTTGAGGAGCTAAGGGAGAAACTTCACATCGCCATTGAGAATGCACAAGGCTTTGACGGGGttgattaa